The window CGCTACAAAATCCACATGCTTTTGGCCTATTGAGTTAGCTTTATCCCGTGTGGCAAAAGCTGTGCCTTCTCGCGCTGAGTATCTTGCTCCTTCTTTTGGGGCCAATCGCGCACGCCCTGGAGATGCATGAGACTGAGACGCGCATCCCCTGGACTCAGGCATCCCCCAACGGACTCAGCGCGCTTCTGGTCTACGCCGATCTCCCTGGTAAACATCCCCTGGTCGTCATCACCCACGGCACAGCACGCGAAGTTGAGCCGCGAAATAACGTCACTCCATGGGCGTTCCTTCCGCAGGCCCGTTGGTTTGCCCGTCGCGGCTTCGTCGTACTCGTCGTCGTGCGCCGTGGCTACGGCTCTTCGGGCGGCAAGCCCGACTATCTCGACAATGGCCATTGTCCCGACACCAACTACGAAGGCGCCGCCCGCAAGTCTGCCGAAGACCTTCGCACCTCCATCGATTACGGCAGCAAACTTGCCCAGGTCGATCCAACCCGTGTCCTCGCCGTCGGCATCTCGACCGGTGGCATGGCCACCGTCGCCCTCACTGCGGACGCACCCAAAAACCTCATCGCCGCCATCAACTTCGCCGGAGGCCGAGGCTCGATCGCTGACCACGACGTCTGCAACGCTCCATCCCTCGTCGCTGCTTACCGCGATCTAGGCAAGCACTCGCGCACTCCCATGCTCTGGATCTACGCAGACAACGACAAATACTTTTGGCCCGAGCTCGCACAACAGTTCGACGCCGCCTTCCGCTCCACCGGCGGCCAGGACCAACTCATTCACGCTCCGCCCTTTGGAGAAGACGGCCACACTCTCTTCAACCGCGGCGTCTCCATATGGGGCCCTATGGTCGACGACTTCCTTAAAGCCCACGACCTCGTACTCTTTCCTCAACCTCTCCCCGAAATCACTCCGCCCAACATTCCCCCGCCACCAGGTCTCTCCGACCACGGCCAGCAGGCCTTTCGCAACTATCTCACCCTCGGCCCACACAAAGCCTTCGCCATGTCAGCACACCACTTCGCCTCCTCCACTGCGCAGATGACACCCGACAGCGCCCGGAAGAACGCATTCGAAAATTGCAACCACCTCGCCGCACCAGACAAAGAAACCTGCACCATCGTCTTTGAAGAAAACTCACCGGCAAAGTAGCCACTACTTCGCGTGCCCCGGCAAGCCAACGATGGTATGCCCATCGTGATACACCGCAAAGATCTTCTGAGTATTGCCGATATCGACCAACGGATCCGCGTCCAGCACTAACAAATCAGCACGCTTCCCCACCGCAATCGTCCCACGATCCGGTGCGTGCAACAGCTTCGCATTCTCACCGGTTGCCACCGTAATAGCCTGCATCGGAGTAAGCCCTGCCTGCACCATCAATGCAAGCTCATGATGCTCCGCAAATCCAGGAATCCGCCCCGGCAGCGCACCCGAATCCGTTCCAAATCCAATGTTGACCCCGGCATCAAATAGTTTCTTTAGATTCTGCTGCCCATTCGCAAAATCTTTTTGATGCTGCGATGTCTGCGGATCCTGGTTGATCGTATCCGCATACCCCAATGCATTAAACTTCGCCATCAACTGCGGGCCCGCAGCCTGCTGGAAGAATGTCGTCTGCATGAACCCAGGACGCTGCGCATAAATATACGCCGACTCATCCACCGTGAACGTCGGCACATACCAAGTGTGGTGTTGCTTCATCGCCTTAACGAATGCATCATCCACCACCTGGTCCCGGACCGAATGTGCCAGAACATCCACGCCATCGGAGACGAGTTGTTTCGCGTCCTCAAGCGCGTACTCATGCGCCGCCACCCGCACATGTCGCTTATGCGCCTCATCGATCACAGCCTTGTAGATCTGTGGCGTCATCTCCGGCACCTTGCCGTGCAGCTTATCCACCCAGATCTTCACCATGTCCACGCGATGCGCCGCCATCTCATCTACATCATGTCGAGCCTCTCTCTCATTCGCAGGCCGATACACCTGGTCCGCTGCCGCAAGCAACGGTGGCGCACCATCCGGCACCCCAATCCCTCGCCCTGCTGTAAATATCGTCGCTCCGGCCAGTCGTCCCGCCTGCTGCTCATCCCGCAGCACAAACACAAGATCGCGGTTCAACCCCAGAGACAGAATCGTCGTCACTCCATATCGTTCAAACTGCTTCAACTGCGCCGTCACGTTCTCCCGCGTATACCCCGTCGCTACCGACTCCGCATCATTCACAAGCAGTCCCAAATGCGAGTGCGCGCTGATAATCCCCGGCATCACGGTCTTCCCGGTTAGGTCGCGAACCTGTGCCCCTGCGGGCACCTTCAACTCCGGCCCACCGATCTGCTCGATCTTGCCGTTGCGAAGCAGCAACGAGATATGTTCTTGTGGGGGCGCACCAGTCCCATCGATGACCCGCGCATTCCGCAACAAAACCACCTGGCGCACGGGGGTCTGCCGCCCTGGAATCTGCTGCTGCGCCAAAGCAAGACCACTAAAAAAAATCCCAACGAAGACAAAAACCGACCGCGAAGGCATAATGTTTTGGTTGGATGCAAAACCCATCATCTGTGCTCGCGCCAAACTCAAAACTCATCCGCCACAGGCGAAATCTACCTGCCGCGCTCCCGCCAAAGCCGGTAAAGCCCCCACGCTGCCACTGAGCAGTTATCCACGATCGTTCCATCGAGAACCATCTTCTCGAACTCACTCACGCTCACCCGCCGCACCACCAGATCGCTCTCCTCTGCATCTGGATCGGCACTTCCCATGCTCAATCCCTCCGCCAGAAAGACATGCTGCTTCTGATTCATTACCCCATACGCAATCTGCAGCGTGGAAAGGTGCGTCATTCGCTCCGCCGTCAATCCAGTCTCCTCTCGCAGCTCCCCTCGGGCCAGATCCTCTGGCACCACTTCGGCCACCTCCCAACTGCCCTGCGGAAACTCCCACATGCGCGCCCCGACGGTATACCGAAACTGCTCGATCAAGTACACAAACTCCCCATCAGCCCCAGAATCCAGTGGAATCACGATGCACGCCGGATCTTTATCGACCACCCCGTAGATCCCGCGTTTGCCATTCGCTCTCTCGATCACATCTTCGCGCACGCTCGTCCACGGATTCCGATAGACCTCCCGGCTGCTAATCGTCTTGATCGTCACAACACCCCCATCACTTGCCTCAAGCTTTACTCCGGCACCTCAAACTCGAGGTGGGACGGATACTTCTCCGACCCATAGATCGACACCGTCTGTGTTTTATACGAGCCCGCTGGCGCCGTCATGATATTCGGCACAAACGTCTGTGGATTCCTGTCATACAGCGGAAACCAACTCGACTGAACCTCCACCATAATCTTGTGCCCCTTCAAAAACGTATGGTCCGCGCCATGCAAACTCCACTTGTACTCGGTCACCTTTCCTGGCGTCAACGCCTCGGGCTTTTCGAAGCTCTGGACATACCGCCCGCGAAAGATCTCATCCACGATCATCAACTGATAGCCCGCCATCGGCGCAGGCGCATCATCCGGATACACGTCGATCAGCTTCACGACAAAGTCCCCATCCGTGCCCGTTGTAGCAGCGAACAAGTCCGCAACAACATCACCCGTCACGGTGACATCCTTATCCAACACCGGGGTTGAAAAGTTCGCCAAATCTTTACGTCCGCTTACGAACCTCTGGTCCTCCACCAACCACGTCCGCCACTTCGACCCATCCCCGTAGGTCGACTGGATCGGACGGTTTCGATACGGCACCGGATTCGCAGGATCGGCACTATAGTTCAGCGCTTCCTTCCCGCCAGCACCACTCCCCGTCGGCGTTGCCGTGGCCAGACCGCCATCCGCAGTCAAAAACAGCTTCTCATCCTTGAACCCGACCTTCGGCGGCCACGCCTCATACCGCTCCCATTGGTTCGTGCCAGTCCTGAAACTTGCAACACCCTGCAGATCGAACCCCGGACGTCCCTTCAAATACTTCTCAAAGAAAGGCGCCTCAATCGTTCTCCGGTACTCATCTCCCGTAGCCGCGCCAAAGTCCAGCACCCCCAGATGCCGTGTCGTCGGCCCCCATCCACCATGGTTCCACGGCCCCAACACCATGAATACTTCATTGTTTTTGTCATGCGGCTTCAGCGCAGCATATTCAGCCTGCGTCCCCCACATATCTTCCTGGTCCCACCATCCCCCAACTTCCAGCGTCGGCACCTCAACCTGCGTCAGGTGCTTCTCCACCGCCATATCCTGCCAAAACTTCGAATATTCAGGCTGCGTCAAAAATACCTTTGCCGTCGGCAGGTTTCCCATCTTCGCCGCATCCGCCGCCCCGGCAAAGTTCACATGTTTCAGGAAGAAATCAAACATATCCTCCTTGCTCTGCACGCGCGCATCGGTCTTTTGTGCCTCTAACTGTTGCACATAGTCGAAGCCATAGGTCTCGCGAAACGCCCCGTTATGAAAAAAATCATCACCCATCCAAACATTCGTCATCGGGGCCTGCGGCGAGATCGCCTTCACCGCGGGATGCGCATCGATACCTGCCGACATCGCCAGAAACCCCGGATACGACACCCCAAGCACACCTACCTTGCCGTTGTTGTTCGGAACATTCTTGAGCAGCCAGTCGATCGTGTCCCGAGTATCCGTCGTCTCATCCACATCATCTTTCGTCGTATGGGCGACGATCGCGCGGTTCATCACGAACTTTCCCTCTGACCCATACCGCCCACGGATATCCGCATAGACAAAGATGTATCCGCTCGTTGCCAGCTCCGGTTTACTCCCGTTCACGCTGGCCGACGACGCCCCATCAACACCATATGGCGTCCTCTGCATCAAAAACGGGAGCGCTTCACCGCTCGTCTCAGATCCCGCTGGCCGCAGAATCACGACGTGCAGCTTCACTCCACCATCGCGCACCGGAATCATCGACTCGCTCCGCGTGTAGTCGCGAAAGTGATTGAGCCGCACCCCCACGCCGCTGAACCGCTCCTCAAATACCTCGCCATCGCCACCCCGGCCCCCAAAGCTGCTCCTTAGCCCCGATACCCTCCCCGCCGCATTGCGCACGAACACAACTTTCAATCCATGCGCGGCGAAGTGATCCGTTGACTCCTCCTGCAGCTCAACCCGCGGCGAACGCTTTCCCTCGATATAGAGCTTGGTCCCTTCGACATAAACCGAACCCACCACATCCGGCTCATTGGTCTCGCGATACAACCCTACATAGTCACCCAACTTACTGCTAGACACGGTCGCCGTATGCGATTGTTCCGCAGTTTGGTTCTCTTGCCCACCAAACGCTGTCACTGAAGCCGCCAACCAGACAGAAAGAACCACCGCACAGCCGCCGCGAATCGTCATCCAGCGTAATCCTCAAAGTGAAATTAAATCTCCAGACCATACCACCGTGCAACCAAGGGACTACCTTAGCCCGCAGCAACCCGAACAACTACGGAGGCCGGTATTTACTAAACTGACCCTCGATCCCGTCCATCCCGGAAAATATATCTTCCGCCGTTATACTCCGCCGACGGTTCTTTCCCGCAGACGAACAGGATCGTAGTCAATGGTCGTTAAGTCAGTATTCCTTCAGGACTGGCAGCACACTGGAAGCCAACCCGATTATGGGCTCCATCGCAGAACGGGCGCTTCTCGCTCGCTCCGCAACGGCACAGCGATATCGCCGGTTTTCCAGTCAGGTCCCACTCTTTGCCATCGGCATCTTTCAAAATGATGTGGCCCTCGACACGCAATGGACCGTTAGGGCGAACTGTTATTTTTACTGCTTCTTCTGACATCGTTCGTTACTCGCTCTCTTGCAAAGGATGGGTTCAGCATAGCAAACCTGCGACCACAACACTGTGGGAACACCCAGCCGCTAACGCGAGGCGGCGTTCTCGGCTTCCACCATTCCCTCGTCGTCTTCAATGACAGATCCCAGTCTTGTCGGGCCCTCCCCCCACCGTCTACGGAGCCATCGGTTCATCGGCTCCGAATAGCCTCGCGACACGACTACACCCAGCAGCCCTGCCAGCAAAACGACAACGAGGAACAGAGCCGGGACAGCTCTCATCGGCTTGTTCGCCGCAAGAAACACATCGAAGAGGCCCACGACGACAAAGATGTGAGTCAGATAAATCTCATAGCTCAATCGGCCCACCCTAACCAGTGGCCACACAACTCTCGGCGTCCGCCATCCAGTCTGCGCGACAGTGACAACAACCAGACATGCACCCAGGGCCAGGATTGTCATATCCAATCCACTCTGCCCCAGGCCCCAACGATAAGCCAAGTTCGAAAAACCAAGGATAAACACAAGCAGCAACGTCCCCGCCACTCCGCCCACCCGCAGCAAAACGCGCGAAAGACTTGCCCTGGCGCAGAGCAGTGCCGTCAAACAGCCAAGCGCAATGGCATCCATCCCTCCAAGATACGAGTACTCTCTCCACACAGGATTCGGGTTGAACGCATGTAACCGGGCGAAAGGTCCCAACACCACAAACACGCA is drawn from Edaphobacter lichenicola and contains these coding sequences:
- a CDS encoding alpha/beta hydrolase family protein — translated: MLLLLGPIAHALEMHETETRIPWTQASPNGLSALLVYADLPGKHPLVVITHGTAREVEPRNNVTPWAFLPQARWFARRGFVVLVVVRRGYGSSGGKPDYLDNGHCPDTNYEGAARKSAEDLRTSIDYGSKLAQVDPTRVLAVGISTGGMATVALTADAPKNLIAAINFAGGRGSIADHDVCNAPSLVAAYRDLGKHSRTPMLWIYADNDKYFWPELAQQFDAAFRSTGGQDQLIHAPPFGEDGHTLFNRGVSIWGPMVDDFLKAHDLVLFPQPLPEITPPNIPPPPGLSDHGQQAFRNYLTLGPHKAFAMSAHHFASSTAQMTPDSARKNAFENCNHLAAPDKETCTIVFEENSPAK
- a CDS encoding acyltransferase family protein; the encoded protein is MALTVAEPARGWKRLDGVDLLRGLAIFFVLMNHVNMRLLGAHVPYTRGLPPQLVSSLVWNGQYGVQIFFVVSGFLITSTTLRRWGSIAEVNVRDFYRLRFARIAPLFLLLLGTLSVLDLTHVPGFVVSAKTGGLGRALFAALTVHINVLEARRGYLPAGWDILWSLSVEEMFYLFFPLVCRMFRRVRLLLIPLCVFVVLGPFARLHAFNPNPVWREYSYLGGMDAIALGCLTALLCARASLSRVLLRVGGVAGTLLLVFILGFSNLAYRWGLGQSGLDMTILALGACLVVVTVAQTGWRTPRVVWPLVRVGRLSYEIYLTHIFVVVGLFDVFLAANKPMRAVPALFLVVVLLAGLLGVVVSRGYSEPMNRWLRRRWGEGPTRLGSVIEDDEGMVEAENAASR
- a CDS encoding CDGSH iron-sulfur domain-containing protein, which encodes MSEEAVKITVRPNGPLRVEGHIILKDADGKEWDLTGKPAISLCRCGASEKRPFCDGAHNRVGFQCAASPEGILT
- a CDS encoding NUDIX domain-containing protein, which produces MTIKTISSREVYRNPWTSVREDVIERANGKRGIYGVVDKDPACIVIPLDSGADGEFVYLIEQFRYTVGARMWEFPQGSWEVAEVVPEDLARGELREETGLTAERMTHLSTLQIAYGVMNQKQHVFLAEGLSMGSADPDAEESDLVVRRVSVSEFEKMVLDGTIVDNCSVAAWGLYRLWRERGR
- a CDS encoding CocE/NonD family hydrolase, which produces MTIRGGCAVVLSVWLAASVTAFGGQENQTAEQSHTATVSSSKLGDYVGLYRETNEPDVVGSVYVEGTKLYIEGKRSPRVELQEESTDHFAAHGLKVVFVRNAAGRVSGLRSSFGGRGGDGEVFEERFSGVGVRLNHFRDYTRSESMIPVRDGGVKLHVVILRPAGSETSGEALPFLMQRTPYGVDGASSASVNGSKPELATSGYIFVYADIRGRYGSEGKFVMNRAIVAHTTKDDVDETTDTRDTIDWLLKNVPNNNGKVGVLGVSYPGFLAMSAGIDAHPAVKAISPQAPMTNVWMGDDFFHNGAFRETYGFDYVQQLEAQKTDARVQSKEDMFDFFLKHVNFAGAADAAKMGNLPTAKVFLTQPEYSKFWQDMAVEKHLTQVEVPTLEVGGWWDQEDMWGTQAEYAALKPHDKNNEVFMVLGPWNHGGWGPTTRHLGVLDFGAATGDEYRRTIEAPFFEKYLKGRPGFDLQGVASFRTGTNQWERYEAWPPKVGFKDEKLFLTADGGLATATPTGSGAGGKEALNYSADPANPVPYRNRPIQSTYGDGSKWRTWLVEDQRFVSGRKDLANFSTPVLDKDVTVTGDVVADLFAATTGTDGDFVVKLIDVYPDDAPAPMAGYQLMIVDEIFRGRYVQSFEKPEALTPGKVTEYKWSLHGADHTFLKGHKIMVEVQSSWFPLYDRNPQTFVPNIMTAPAGSYKTQTVSIYGSEKYPSHLEFEVPE
- a CDS encoding amidohydrolase family protein, which encodes MMGFASNQNIMPSRSVFVFVGIFFSGLALAQQQIPGRQTPVRQVVLLRNARVIDGTGAPPQEHISLLLRNGKIEQIGGPELKVPAGAQVRDLTGKTVMPGIISAHSHLGLLVNDAESVATGYTRENVTAQLKQFERYGVTTILSLGLNRDLVFVLRDEQQAGRLAGATIFTAGRGIGVPDGAPPLLAAADQVYRPANEREARHDVDEMAAHRVDMVKIWVDKLHGKVPEMTPQIYKAVIDEAHKRHVRVAAHEYALEDAKQLVSDGVDVLAHSVRDQVVDDAFVKAMKQHHTWYVPTFTVDESAYIYAQRPGFMQTTFFQQAAGPQLMAKFNALGYADTINQDPQTSQHQKDFANGQQNLKKLFDAGVNIGFGTDSGALPGRIPGFAEHHELALMVQAGLTPMQAITVATGENAKLLHAPDRGTIAVGKRADLLVLDADPLVDIGNTQKIFAVYHDGHTIVGLPGHAK